A genomic stretch from Dyella sp. M7H15-1 includes:
- a CDS encoding RnfH family protein: protein MDKPVAVEVVWATAERQILRRLSLPAGSTVIQAVEQSGILQELSEVELDPSRLGIFSRRTAPEHVLQDGDRVEIYRPLTLDPKDARRRRMR, encoded by the coding sequence ATGGATAAGCCGGTTGCGGTGGAGGTGGTTTGGGCCACGGCGGAACGTCAGATACTGCGTCGGCTCAGCTTGCCTGCCGGCAGCACGGTGATCCAGGCCGTGGAGCAGTCGGGCATTTTGCAGGAGTTGTCGGAGGTCGAGCTTGATCCGTCGCGACTGGGGATTTTCTCCCGTCGCACCGCACCAGAGCATGTGTTGCAGGATGGCGACCGGGTGGAAATCTACCGGCCGCTCACTCTTGATCCGAAGGATGCCCGCCGTCGTCGCATGCGTTAA